Genomic segment of Gasterosteus aculeatus chromosome 4, fGasAcu3.hap1.1, whole genome shotgun sequence:
TTAAGCAAAGTTTGTGCTTTTCTTGACCACGTGGACATTTACACACCTGAGGGAACGTCTGGAAGATGTAGGCCAGCATCTCCAGCACAGACTCCCTGCCCATGTCGTGCTCGTACTGCAGCTGGGCCACCACAAAGTCGAGGTGCCCTCTCAGCTTCTTCCCCAGAGGGTAGTCCAGCAGgtattttaaaaacatctgcaaaatATGGACACAAGAATTTTTATCATTGGCTCTACAGCGCGGTAGAAGAAATGTGGCTTTTCTTGATGCGTGCGAGTACCTGTCGACAGCGAACTCTGACCATCATATTGCTGCTGGTTACGGAAAGCTTGGCCACCTttttcaacacctcctccatctCCGGAACAATGAGCTTCCTGAACAGAATGGCCTggaggagacagatggagcTTCATACATCGCTCAGGCCACAGTGAATCCTGGAAGAATTTGGCAATCAAGTGGTCAACATCTGAGCGGCTACCTTCAGCAGGCCGAAGGCCGTGGCTTGGCGAGACTGGTCGTAGATGTCTTCCTCAGCATATCCCAGCAGCACTTGCAGTTGAGTCTCTGAAATCTGGTTGTTTTTGACATTCTTCACCATTATGGTGATGGCCTGTAAGAAACATCAACATTTatgcaatcttttttttcccaccattTATTTGGAGCGGAAACATGAAGATTAATATTATTCAACTTCAAAACTAATAATGTGGTGATGTCCCACAAACGGACAAATGCTTTCTCTCGTCTATCTTAAGATGTGTACATGCATGAGTATTCATCATCTCTGGCACCTTGAAGCAGTTCTGGACGAGCAGGAAGTTCTCCCCGTGGCCGGCTCCCGCCATGGAGTAATCCTTCAGCAGGACGAAGAGCGGCTTGGCCAGCTGGCTGGCGTTGTGCTCCACTGCCGGCAGGGGGAGCTTCAACATGCAAGTGAACGCCAGCAGAGCCTCTGTGATCAcctgggagggaggagagtcAGAGGGAGAGGTTGAAAGGCCGGCCGAAGCTCAAAgttaggggtgggggggttaaggCCCCCCACGTGGGCATAAGACGCTGGTACCTTGACGTGCATGGACTCGAGGCAGTCGAGCAGCAGCAGTACGAAAGGATCCAGCATCTCCAGAACAGAGGCGTCGGAGGACTTCACTTTGGATTTCTTCAGACTCAGGTGGAGCAGCTGGAAAAGGGGCGGACACACAGGATCGGTGACACTGTTATTTTGTCACATGTCTGACACTGTTATTTTGTCACATGTCTGACACTGTTATTTTGTCACATGTCTGACACTGTTATTTTGTTGAATCGTAGCTCTGGGAGCTGTTCAATGTGCACCTTGAGGCCGGCGCCAACGAGGATGTGCAGGTTGGTTCGGCTGCTGACCGGAGCCTTCCGACTTCCTCTCTTTGGAGTCGGAAGCAGGAGCAGGCAGCTGGGAGGGGGCAGCTTGGGGTCTGGGGGGGGCTTGGCCGAGGCTTTCTCTCTacagaaaacaaatacagacaTATATGTGTACAGTGTCACAAATCACAGCAGGGAAATAAGCATTAGTGAGTgatgtgacgtgtgtgtgtgtgtgtgtgtgtgtaccggtcTCTCTTGGTAAGGAGGGGCAGACTTTGGCTAACCAGGCCGTGGCATAGCAGTAAGATATCTTGAGATGTCATGCCCTCATTGACGAGCAGACCCAGGACCACTTGCCTCAGCACGGCAGCCACCCTGTTGCACACCTTCAGACTGGACGAATTCTCCAAGAGCTGAAAGCCAAAttatccatgtttttttttaagagactcTCCGGCGGCAGCATCACCTGAGTTTAAGCACATTTATTCGTACACTTAACCGGgtctttattatttcttttacacgccccccccctcacctccttcaATGGCAATAACAACTTGGTGACGCTCTCCCTGCTGCAAAATTGGGCCAGCAGCTGGTAGGAGTCCATGCTTTTGCTGTGCCGAGCCTCCATCAGCTTGGAGACGATCcccttcacctccttctcctcggccACGGGTCCGAACAGCTCGTTGTTGAAGATCTGACCAACGAGGAAGAACAAGGATAAAAGATTATTATACTGAATAACCAAGCCATCTGATTGTAACAGAGGAAGCCTTTAGTAGTCTGAGGCGCTCTTACGTCGATTAGCATGTTCATGCACGGGTCCAGGTCCCCGCTCTTCAGGGTCGGACTGAGGACTGTCAGCAGCCGGTGTACTGTGAATGTCAGCACGTGGACCTGTGCCGAGGGGATGGCGTACAGAAGATTCATTAGGACTCATCGGGACACTTCTGACGTGCTTCAATGGTTGTTGTGTCCCTGTGTGCGCGCTCCTACCTGGTAGCCCTTGACCAGGGTCCCGTGCATCTCTTTGAGCAGGTACTGCAGGTACTTGTAGCCCAAAGTCTCGATGATCTTCACCAGGGTTCCCCTCGCCACTTCACGGACCTCCTGGAAACGGTTCCTCAGCACCACGCACACCTTGATGAGGATCCTGGACGCCACACACAAATATTACGAACAAATACAGAATATCTGTGTCATGAAAATGTTCTGTCAAAGCAAGTGCTGTACACGATGATATTTAAAAGTTCCATATAAATGATTCAAAGCACAGCGCATACCCGGGAAGGTTGGCCTCCATGACATGAGGCGGTAGAGTCTGCATCAGTTTGACCATGGCAAAGGCGATCGGTATCCTCGCCGTCTCCTCATCCTTCACGTCCTTCGACCTCACTGCCTTGTGCTCGTCGTCGCGcttaatctaaaacaaaaacacaaacacacttccgCTACTGCGCTGGTGCTCGGAGCCTTCACAGCGGTTAACGCTGGATTTGTGTGAGCGCGTCGTACCTTTGCGGTGAGACACTTTTGGAGGCGAGGCAGCACGGTGTTAGTGACGGTCTGGTGGATGGTGCTGATCAGAGACTCCAGCTCGCCTGCGCTCTGCGGCAGCCCGCTGCTCGCTGCCAGGGTTGCCGGCACCTTGGCTTCAGAGGCGGCGTCTTTTTTAGGGGCAACCTGCTTTTCCCCACCGGGGGTGTCCATATCCATGGGGACATCGGCCGGAGCGGCGTTACCGTCTACCTgcatcgcctcctcctcctcattgttGCCCAATTCAGGTTCCTCCACTGCCTCTGCAACACCCCCGGCTTGATAAAGATATATAGTTTAGTTCAATAATAATTTACCTTATTTATCTTTGATTTGTTTAAAAGCAGTGCGACATAGTCACTCACCCTCTCTGGCCTTGGCTGCTTCCATTTCTCTGCTGAGGGTCTCGTGGTCAAAATGGAAAGCATCCAGGACGGTGACCAGCAAACTTAAGGTATAGAAGCACACattgttaaatgaaaaacatcatTGAAAAGCAAGCAATAAAATGgcttacagtaaaaaaaaatgttttttaaaagagacAATCCTACTTGGCAGCCAGTTTCTGCTCAGCCTGCCCTGTCTGCAGGACGTAGACGAAGTGTTTGAGGTAGTGAAGATACTTGGACCAGGTCAGCCTGCGGCACACAGCGCCCACAATCGCCACAGACGCCAAGATCATGTTGTCATGCTGGAGTGTGTGAGTAGAGGACAGTTAGACCCACTAACCAACCAACaacattttttctctttaagCTTTAAACACTGTCCGAGTCACCTTCAGCATCTTCTCATCTAGCAGGGCAGTCATGGCGTACGGCATGATGTAATTCTGGAGAGAACGAGGAGTCATCACCACCTGGCCCTCGGTCAGCTGCTTGGCCAGCCTCCTCAGGGCTCGAGCACGACGGTGGATCTACACCGGAGGAGTAGGACGCACACCTCGGTTAGTGTGCAACAGAAAGATGTGGACGGACAGAAAGGAGGATTCGAGCTTACCTGGATGTGCTTCATGTGCTCAAAGAAGTCAGACTCGGGGTCAGTGTAGTTGGTGAGCTGTACCAGGTCTCTGAACTCTTTCTTAGAGGGGAAGGTCTTCACCAGGCAGGCCAGCACTGTGGTGTATTCATGCTGCACGCTCTagaagatgaggggggggggttaatactTTGTGCATAGCTCCTTGTACACCTGGTATTGCAGCAGAAATGGGACGACGGGCGGGGGTTCCTACATCCGTCTTGCTCTGCAGCCCCCTGTGCACCGCGTCCAGGATGGTGTTCTGCACGATGTCCTGGTAGAGCTGTCCTCCAGCCCCGACCGCCGCCAGCTGGGTGATCACTGCAGACAGACACGTGGTGGCGTTGTCTCCCAGCGACATGTCGCCAAGCTGGAGGGGGAAAGGAGGGCAGAGGGAGAGATAAATCAAAGCTATTCGAGTAGTAAAATCATATTGATTTAGACAATTTCACGTGCACCATATATCTGCGTACCTCAAATGTGTGGAAGCAGTTGTACATGATGATGTAGATATAGTCCAGGTCCAGAGTCGCCATTTCTTTGACCCGCCTGGTGGCGTCTTGGAAAGCCGGCAGACGCACATCAAAGTGAATCTCATCCAAGTGTCGGCTGTCAAACGCGTTGAGCTGAAGACGGCGAGCGGTAAACAATGAGTGTCTTCTTACTGGCTGCAATGTGTGGATGGAATTAATGATCTTACCTTAGTTGCCAATTCAGTGATGTACAAGAGATTGGGCTCCAGATCTGACAGAGTCTGAAAGCAGAGCACCAACGGCagattgagaaagaaaaaaaatggagagGGAGATGAGAGGCAAATGGACCTCTAAAGTTACAAACCAACATTTTGTTTGGTTCTCTGCAGTACCTGGAAGACATTGTTCAGGGCCTGCCTGGGCAGCTGGTTGTTAATGACGGCGAAGAGTTTGCAGAGCGGCCGCAGGAAGGCAGACGGCTTCACACACTGTCGCAGCAGGTTCTGCAGCGTTGCCAGAATGTCGATTGTTATCTCCTGAAACAAACCCACAACAAGGTCATCAACATGCAGCAAGAAGATTTAGAATCGATCGCACAGGACGACAACATTTATGTGTTCTGAGTTGAGCACCCCAGACACAGATGCTTTTATGGAAGCCTTCACTAACAAGAGCGAAAACTATGACCCTGGTTCTCACAACGCTTCATAACTTCTATAAGTGGAATAGTAGGAATAGTTGGAGATGGTACACGCAGCCCTGGATGCTGCATTCAAGTCAGCTCTTgatattttaaagtaaatagGATTACAATGAAATGAGTCTAATTTAAGCTTTCTGGACCATtagttttatttgaaatgaatcagGTAGACGTAACTATAGATGGGCGACtttgggtgagtggggagcacaatcgtcctccaatcagagggttatgggttcgatcccaggcccggctaacccgcatgccgttgtgtccttgggcaagacacttaacccaacttagctgtgactacagtgtgtgaatggtagttactgatggcaggtgtcactgtgtgtggttctactgtcatcagtgtatgaatgggtgaatgatgtcatgtagtgttaaagcactttgagtggtcagaagactagaaaagcgctatacaagcgTTATACATTTACTATTGAGTCTTACTTGAGAATTGAGGCCTTTGAGGAGGTAGGGCAGCAACAAGCGGATGAGCACCGTGCTCTGCTCCTTGTCGCTCACAAACCGACTGACCCTGAcgggggaaaataaaaaataaaacgagTTTGATGAGACTACTGCATAAGGAATATTTCTCAGATAAATTGTACATTTGGTAAAACTATCAACACCAAATAAAGCCCTTACTTGGAGAGGATGTTGAGCTCTTTGGCCACGTGCGCCTTGAACTTCTTCTGCTTGAGTCGGCCCGTGTTGCGCACCACTCTGCTGAGGTACTGCAGCAGGGTGGAGACGTGAGGCAGCAGCACTCTGGAGCCCTGAGTCAATGAGTCTGGAGGACAATCAAAAACATGCACGGTTAAACCGACAATTAACTGCACACTGGATAAAGAGGATGTATGACAAAGGAAAAGGCAAACAGGCAAACTCGGCCAAcctgcagtgatgaaagagccCTCTTTGGGCTCTGGGAACACACTGCCGTTGACGCTCAGCTCGGTCTCAACGTCTGAAGCAACAAAGTCTTCAGTGGTTGCTAGAGACTCGGCAATGTCCATCACCGCCTTGATGGTCACTGGGGAAGCGTTCTTGGCGGAGAGGAGGGCGAAGACGTTAAGGAGGATGTTATACTCCGGCTGGTTTGGCCTCTCCTTGGCCAGGAGGGGGAAGTACCTGAGACGgacaaaacaaatctttttactGGCTTAAATTAACTCTGGATGAGAACTGGTCTTACGTGATGAAGAGGTTCTGGTAGATCGATGAGAATGAAGAAAGGGAGACTCTAACCTGGCATTTTTGCACCAGACATGGATGAGTTTCAGCAGTGGGCTGGGGGAGTAAGGGCTCTCAGTAGGGAGAcgacacacctgcacacaaaggAAACGTTAACCAcaccaacaaaacacacagaaaaacactgaGCTCGCTTGCAACACGTACCTGAGGCCAGACCACGGCCTGAAAGACAGCATCCAGCTCGTCTGCACTGAAGCTGTAGGAATCGAAGCCGTCAAAGAAGTCTTGGATCCTCAGGATGCCGAGTTGTCTCAGGTGCTTCAGAGGACCGATGCAACCTGGACGCAGCTgaacacagagggaggggggtgggaatCAAGGCCAAGAAATTAGGTCTTCATTCTTTGGGGTTGTGTCTCTAAATGTGGGGGATTGTTATGTATACAGTGATCTATTCAAGTCAAATTTGAGATTTGAAAATTCATACATCATGAAtcttaataaatgaataaataactgtCAGCCCTTATCCAGATTACCTGGTCCCTGTGGTCCAGCACGACGGACACTGAGGCGGTGACACACAGCAGGATCTGCAGCACCTTGGgtaggtggaggtggatgaggtGGCCTAGTTTCTGGATCACAACGTGGATGATGTTCAGCAGGCTGTGCTGGCGGCCCAGCGGCAGGACGGCACCCACGTCGGTCTTGGAGATCGCTTTCTTCACTGCTTCCAAGCAGGAGCCTGAGGACGACGGAATTCAGGAAAACGCTAAATATTAAAATCAGTTctgatgtaaaaaagaaaaacctcacttttttttatgattaaatgtatttatttttgctcaTTATCTAATCAGTTCATCTACACAGTCAAGCAGTTATTTAAGAAAAGTTCTTATATTTGCAATAACTTGGAAATACACTCTTAATGAGACACTACcataaaataaaattgtgtATTGATTAGGGTTGATACTgaattagaaaaagaaaaaatacatccAGCTGATGCAAGTGTGAGGCTTAGGGAGACGTCAAGCCGTTTAATACTCTTATACAGGTTGAAATACATGgtttcattacaaagacagGTTTCCCCAGAATATTTAacagaaatgaaatatttgCCTTCAGGGGAGATATAAAGCCATTTGCAACTAAAATGCTGAACTGTGAATCATGGCTCTGCATATTCAAACAGAAGATGCAGACTGGTTTAAAAGACATCTTTCATTTTCTACCACAGCCGAGTCCTACCTTCACTGTGATAGCAGATGGGCTCAAGCAGCAAGTCGATGAATATTCCCAGCTCCTGCTGTTGGCAACCTCCCAGAAAACGCAGGATAATGGAGGACCGGGTGGTGGCACTCGACTTCCCCTGAAACTTACTGCCTGCTTTACTGCGCATACGGCCGAACAGGATCCTGCGTATTAAAACACATTGAATCAGAGTGTTGGATAATTCAAAACAGACATATGATACATTATTAACTGGGGAAATACATGATGAAAAGGGCATACTATATTTTTTGTTGGTtatctattttaaaaagtagataatattaatgtgtatccTCACTGTGCATCTCGCCTGATCTCGCCTCAAATTATTATGATATAGGAAAGTCTGGCCAACCCACAAGTACCTCATGAGCAAAGGGATGAGTATAGCTCTGTGTGAAGCTTCAACCACTCCCGTCTCCTCAGTGATGTTGAATTGGATAATCTCATCTTTGAAGTGTTTGTCGTCCAGTAGCCTCTCGAGATTCTCCCTGTTCACACAAAAGGGAAACAACGGTAAGAACACACACCTTGTAGAGGTTAAATGTCTTGAACTAGGACATTTAAAAGAGACACTGGGATAAAATAAACTTCCATAATGAAGCTGTATAATAATACAATGTGTATTAAACAACCACTTAATATGATCTGGATTGCAAACAGCACACATCTTTCCACAGCTGTCACAGCtgtgtgactcacacacacaaaatcatctGTAATGCTAAACTTCCTCAGAAACACACATCTGTCTGCAGGTAGGTAGGCTGCCGGGAGGTTGAGTTAAAAGATGATTTGATAACAGACATGTTGTTGGGCAGAGCCAGCAGGAAGTTAACATTCCTCCGTATGTAACCTCAGCGCGTGGAGGTCCGGAGCTCTGATTCCTATCAAAGAGCCTCACAATGATCCCATTGAGGTAAAGAAAGAAGGGGAGATTGTTGCTTCAAGAGCTGCATTACTGAACACTCGCTGTTCAGGCGGTTGCGGTAGTTATCTTACTTGTATGGTACTATGTTGGGGTCTTTGTATGTAAGAACACATTCCAGTGCCACTCGCTGGATCTGATGGTTCTGATGGCAGAGCAACTGaacaaggagagaaaaacatgacATTAGGATATTTCAGCCCAAAATTTCAGTGCGTCTCAAACATCATGCTTATAGCAAACTGGTGATACTTAGATCCCCAAGTAGAGCATATTTTAAAGATGCATGAAGTATCAACATTACCTGGTTGTATAGCTCACCGAGGCTGCTCTCCATGTAGAGAGAGCGCGGGTTGGTGAATTTGGCAAATACCTTCAGATGGGCAATCAgttctctggaaaaaaaaaaacacaccaatacGGGTTTGCAAGTCATAAACTGCAGAAACAAGCCAGAATTATGCTCACATTGTGAATAATATAACCTTAGTGAAAATAGAAAACCTGCTTTTATGGTTTTTATTAACGTTGTGCAATAGTTACTGAGACTATCACAATGCAGGGAAACAACATTCAGCGGGATGGTGATGTCTTACTTGGCAGCAGCTCTCTTAGGAGGACCTTTTTTCTCtcgtctgcctccctcctctggctcctcctcatcatccccTCCCTCTTCATCTTCACCCACAGTCATCCTGGACTCCTCTAGGGGAGCGCGATCCACCTTCCTCAAGTCCTGAGTGGGAGCCACCTGTAGGTCGGCGTGGTA
This window contains:
- the utp20 gene encoding small subunit processome component 20 homolog isoform X1; this encodes MKIKSKSSYHKSENTYRFLTFAERLSRVKIDVIHRIDRTGSYAEEVETYFSEGLTKWRDLNLTEHFTTFLKEVSSHSQSFNMLVFHQKAIVASLKTHLAVKNSLAYEPLLDLVVQLARDLQADFYPHFPDFFLLIASLLETNDTEVLEWAFTCLSYLYKYLWRLMVKDMTNIYSLYSRLLEHKKEHIRKFAAESFSFLMRKVPDIDALLSLVFSDLQQHPDKAEGAGQLLFEMCKGVQHMFHSCVGNALPLALRKLGPVTNGGVPLPWDTVRDALDHMAQAAANHVYREHFLVFWESLQVSAVELQGVVEAKGEEAEQATEQLERLLFILHTLVSHKNGAKITKSADVCQMVLRLIQSPSLSASCYRLLLQITSSLLLGENVTLQQALTQETVQKVFGSTVGEDLILEFTKEMFTMKQFEQLFLPCLLRFTAGLFASADPLSRNCGLDILVSLILAKAPPPTDGSMAFETYPLLFTGQTMGRVFSTKSSSLTSEQPPVPELVLSLIQFPDGQQQSITDLSLPWAALVLLPHLRPIAPASVVPAVTAFLNHLLCEIEAERLGKAGLFVARQALSCLLTLDGSAQLLSLFTVDKINSILRNFPTDLSALVLGDLYYTRLSLSGVSEHLSHNALLELHQMLHANLSSNISKIRLLTLRILSQFEAELPPQTEGEESVEVQPVFALCLQAELVPATVQDCREKLLHLRKLRHDLVQRSLPQGPPGTFQQVPLRYLIAMLFVNFRPLWEGVIELIVSHARGMDNKDFWRVFHEHLEMVAGIAEKELQECCEEDEEEEDEEEEEMGVEGEPGCDVIESGDMGVLFLEQLNLTSNPNERTDFPNFRGLLWRCMTQFPDRVEPRSRELSPLLLRFIRNEFYHADLQVAPTQDLRKVDRAPLEESRMTVGEDEEGGDDEEEPEEGGRREKKGPPKRAAAKELIAHLKVFAKFTNPRSLYMESSLGELYNQLLCHQNHQIQRVALECVLTYKDPNIVPYKENLERLLDDKHFKDEIIQFNITEETGVVEASHRAILIPLLMRILFGRMRSKAGSKFQGKSSATTRSSIILRFLGGCQQQELGIFIDLLLEPICYHSEGSCLEAVKKAISKTDVGAVLPLGRQHSLLNIIHVVIQKLGHLIHLHLPKVLQILLCVTASVSVVLDHRDQLRPGCIGPLKHLRQLGILRIQDFFDGFDSYSFSADELDAVFQAVVWPQVCRLPTESPYSPSPLLKLIHVWCKNARYFPLLAKERPNQPEYNILLNVFALLSAKNASPVTIKAVMDIAESLATTEDFVASDVETELSVNGSVFPEPKEGSFITADSLTQGSRVLLPHVSTLLQYLSRVVRNTGRLKQKKFKAHVAKELNILSKVSRFVSDKEQSTVLIRLLLPYLLKGLNSQEITIDILATLQNLLRQCVKPSAFLRPLCKLFAVINNQLPRQALNNVFQTLSDLEPNLLYITELATKLNAFDSRHLDEIHFDVRLPAFQDATRRVKEMATLDLDYIYIIMYNCFHTFELGDMSLGDNATTCLSAVITQLAAVGAGGQLYQDIVQNTILDAVHRGLQSKTDSVQHEYTTVLACLVKTFPSKKEFRDLVQLTNYTDPESDFFEHMKHIQIHRRARALRRLAKQLTEGQVVMTPRSLQNYIMPYAMTALLDEKMLKHDNMILASVAIVGAVCRRLTWSKYLHYLKHFVYVLQTGQAEQKLAANLLVTVLDAFHFDHETLSREMEAAKAREAGGVAEAVEEPELGNNEEEEAMQVDGNAAPADVPMDMDTPGGEKQVAPKKDAASEAKVPATLAASSGLPQSAGELESLISTIHQTVTNTVLPRLQKCLTAKIKRDDEHKAVRSKDVKDEETARIPIAFAMVKLMQTLPPHVMEANLPGILIKVCVVLRNRFQEVREVARGTLVKIIETLGYKYLQYLLKEMHGTLVKGYQVHVLTFTVHRLLTVLSPTLKSGDLDPCMNMLIDIFNNELFGPVAEEKEVKGIVSKLMEARHSKSMDSYQLLAQFCSRESVTKLLLPLKELLENSSSLKVCNRVAAVLRQVVLGLLVNEGMTSQDILLLCHGLVSQSLPLLTKRDREKASAKPPPDPKLPPPSCLLLLPTPKRGSRKAPVSSRTNLHILVGAGLKLLHLSLKKSKVKSSDASVLEMLDPFVLLLLDCLESMHVKVITEALLAFTCMLKLPLPAVEHNASQLAKPLFVLLKDYSMAGAGHGENFLLVQNCFKAITIMVKNVKNNQISETQLQVLLGYAEEDIYDQSRQATAFGLLKAILFRKLIVPEMEEVLKKVAKLSVTSSNMMVRVRCRQMFLKYLLDYPLGKKLRGHLDFVVAQLQYEHDMGRESVLEMLAYIFQTFPQRLLFQYNGLFFAPLALVVLNDDSARCKKMAAMAIKALLAKLDLNHHNALFSLVTTWLNAPKANLRRLGAQICGLYVEVEEEKFTRRTDDLLPLLEKEIHPENYEDIYEEEDERGADRLLFSFLTLITKLCQHCGLLELSKPHDTLCRIWGHIEAHLRYPHCWVWLTASQLFGQLFAAHPAEQLVALWRGEGDASPRPAATEFITSSLDKKMRELALSFCHQLQSKFLDVASGEQVIKNLLFVGKVIYLLSPESDVTPEEEEEELRENIVEEEEEELTENVVDEEGAEKEADGGEEEDDAADKDDRPPSLLWLIKKLSLMTKREAAHTPKVPLKRTCVFKFIGAMAIDLGKDRLGPYLTTLITPLYRELDSTYADQDPTLKNLAQELIELLKKQVGLERFSLAFSAVQKEFSQRRVARKQHRAMLAVSNPEMAAKKKLKKNKNKIEAKKRKIEFLRPGYKAKRSRTHALRDLAIVK
- the utp20 gene encoding small subunit processome component 20 homolog isoform X2 → MKIKSKSSYHKSENTYRFLTFAERLSRVKIDVIHRIDRTGSYAEEVETYFSEGLTKWRDLNLTEHFTTFLKEVSSHSQSFNMLVFHQKAIVASLKTHLAVKNSLAYEPLLDLVVQLARDLQADFYPHFPDFFLLIASLLETNDTEVLEWAFTCLSYLYKYLWRLMVKDMTNIYSLYSRLLEHKKEHIRKFAAESFSFLMRKVPDIDALLSLVFSDLQQHPDKAEGAGQLLFEMCKGVQHMFHSCVGNALPLALRKLGPVTNGGVPLPWDTVRDALDHMAQAAANHVYREHFLVFWESLQVSAVELQGVVEAKGEEAEQATEQLERLLFILHTLVSHKNGAKITKSADVCQMVLRLIQSPSLSASCYRLLLQITSSLLLGENVTLQQALTQETVQKVFGSTVGEDLILEFTKEMFTMKQFEQLFLPCLLRFTAGLFASADPLSRNCGLDILVSLILAKAPPPTDGSMAFETYPLLFTGQTMGVFSTKSSSLTSEQPPVPELVLSLIQFPDGQQQSITDLSLPWAALVLLPHLRPIAPASVVPAVTAFLNHLLCEIEAERLGKAGLFVARQALSCLLTLDGSAQLLSLFTVDKINSILRNFPTDLSALVLGDLYYTRLSLSGVSEHLSHNALLELHQMLHANLSSNISKIRLLTLRILSQFEAELPPQTEGEESVEVQPVFALCLQAELVPATVQDCREKLLHLRKLRHDLVQRSLPQGPPGTFQQVPLRYLIAMLFVNFRPLWEGVIELIVSHARGMDNKDFWRVFHEHLEMVAGIAEKELQECCEEDEEEEDEEEEEMGVEGEPGCDVIESGDMGVLFLEQLNLTSNPNERTDFPNFRGLLWRCMTQFPDRVEPRSRELSPLLLRFIRNEFYHADLQVAPTQDLRKVDRAPLEESRMTVGEDEEGGDDEEEPEEGGRREKKGPPKRAAAKELIAHLKVFAKFTNPRSLYMESSLGELYNQLLCHQNHQIQRVALECVLTYKDPNIVPYKENLERLLDDKHFKDEIIQFNITEETGVVEASHRAILIPLLMRILFGRMRSKAGSKFQGKSSATTRSSIILRFLGGCQQQELGIFIDLLLEPICYHSEGSCLEAVKKAISKTDVGAVLPLGRQHSLLNIIHVVIQKLGHLIHLHLPKVLQILLCVTASVSVVLDHRDQLRPGCIGPLKHLRQLGILRIQDFFDGFDSYSFSADELDAVFQAVVWPQVCRLPTESPYSPSPLLKLIHVWCKNARYFPLLAKERPNQPEYNILLNVFALLSAKNASPVTIKAVMDIAESLATTEDFVASDVETELSVNGSVFPEPKEGSFITADSLTQGSRVLLPHVSTLLQYLSRVVRNTGRLKQKKFKAHVAKELNILSKVSRFVSDKEQSTVLIRLLLPYLLKGLNSQEITIDILATLQNLLRQCVKPSAFLRPLCKLFAVINNQLPRQALNNVFQTLSDLEPNLLYITELATKLNAFDSRHLDEIHFDVRLPAFQDATRRVKEMATLDLDYIYIIMYNCFHTFELGDMSLGDNATTCLSAVITQLAAVGAGGQLYQDIVQNTILDAVHRGLQSKTDSVQHEYTTVLACLVKTFPSKKEFRDLVQLTNYTDPESDFFEHMKHIQIHRRARALRRLAKQLTEGQVVMTPRSLQNYIMPYAMTALLDEKMLKHDNMILASVAIVGAVCRRLTWSKYLHYLKHFVYVLQTGQAEQKLAANLLVTVLDAFHFDHETLSREMEAAKAREAGGVAEAVEEPELGNNEEEEAMQVDGNAAPADVPMDMDTPGGEKQVAPKKDAASEAKVPATLAASSGLPQSAGELESLISTIHQTVTNTVLPRLQKCLTAKIKRDDEHKAVRSKDVKDEETARIPIAFAMVKLMQTLPPHVMEANLPGILIKVCVVLRNRFQEVREVARGTLVKIIETLGYKYLQYLLKEMHGTLVKGYQVHVLTFTVHRLLTVLSPTLKSGDLDPCMNMLIDIFNNELFGPVAEEKEVKGIVSKLMEARHSKSMDSYQLLAQFCSRESVTKLLLPLKELLENSSSLKVCNRVAAVLRQVVLGLLVNEGMTSQDILLLCHGLVSQSLPLLTKRDREKASAKPPPDPKLPPPSCLLLLPTPKRGSRKAPVSSRTNLHILVGAGLKLLHLSLKKSKVKSSDASVLEMLDPFVLLLLDCLESMHVKVITEALLAFTCMLKLPLPAVEHNASQLAKPLFVLLKDYSMAGAGHGENFLLVQNCFKAITIMVKNVKNNQISETQLQVLLGYAEEDIYDQSRQATAFGLLKAILFRKLIVPEMEEVLKKVAKLSVTSSNMMVRVRCRQMFLKYLLDYPLGKKLRGHLDFVVAQLQYEHDMGRESVLEMLAYIFQTFPQRLLFQYNGLFFAPLALVVLNDDSARCKKMAAMAIKALLAKLDLNHHNALFSLVTTWLNAPKANLRRLGAQICGLYVEVEEEKFTRRTDDLLPLLEKEIHPENYEDIYEEEDERGADRLLFSFLTLITKLCQHCGLLELSKPHDTLCRIWGHIEAHLRYPHCWVWLTASQLFGQLFAAHPAEQLVALWRGEGDASPRPAATEFITSSLDKKMRELALSFCHQLQSKFLDVASGEQVIKNLLFVGKVIYLLSPESDVTPEEEEEELRENIVEEEEEELTENVVDEEGAEKEADGGEEEDDAADKDDRPPSLLWLIKKLSLMTKREAAHTPKVPLKRTCVFKFIGAMAIDLGKDRLGPYLTTLITPLYRELDSTYADQDPTLKNLAQELIELLKKQVGLERFSLAFSAVQKEFSQRRVARKQHRAMLAVSNPEMAAKKKLKKNKNKIEAKKRKIEFLRPGYKAKRSRTHALRDLAIVK